One Campylobacter sputorum genomic window, TTGTTCAAATTTATTTTTTAGAGGTTGCAAAATTTCTAAAATTTCTTCATCTAAATCATTCCAATTTATGGTTTTTGATTTATCTATCTTTTGAGACCATAATTTGAGGCTTTTTAAAGGTTCCACCCCCCCCCCTTTTTTTTATATTATATGTATTTTTACATATTAGCCCTTTATGTATGATTAAATTAGAAATTAATATATTTTTTTATCAATACATTAAATATATTTGTAAATTTACTATATTTTTTAAATTTATCAAGATTTTAATCAAATTACTAAACTTTTTTATTCATAAATCTAAATTAAAGTTTAAAAAAACTAAGTATAATATTAAAGTTTAAAAAATGTAGTAGAAAAATAAATTATTATTTTTTTATATGAGCAATACAGCATATAAATAAAAATTATTTTTAAAGGAATTTTATGAGTTGGACAATGAATAGTTGGAGAAATTTTAGGGCACTTCAACAACCACAATATGACAATATAGATGAATTAAAAGCTGTTGAAAAAAAGCTAAATTCCCTTCCTCCTTTAATATTTGCAGGTGAGGTTAGAAATTTAAAAGAAAATTTAAAATATGTAAATAATGGAAATGCTTTCTTGCTTCAAGGTGGTGATTGTGCTGAGAGTTTTTTAAATTTTAGTGCGGTAAATATCAGAGATATGTTTAAAGTTATTTTGCAAATGGCTATAGTTCTTACTTATAGCGGTGGTAAACCAGTTGTTAAGATAGGTAGAGTTGCTGGGCAATTTGCAAAACCAAGAAGTAGCGATTTTGAAGAACAAAACGGCATAAAACTCCCAAGCTATAGAGGAGATATCATAAATGGTTTTGATTTTGATGAAATTTCAAGAATTCCTAATCCAAACAGAATGATAGATGCGTATAATCAAAGTGCGGCAACTTTGAACTTACTTAGAGCATTTTCACGCGGTGGTTTAGCAGATTTGCACGAGATACAAAAGTGGAATGTCGGTTTTATAGCTAAAACTGATCTTGATAAAAAATATCATGATTTATGTGAAAATTTATCTCAAACTCTTAAGTTTATGGAAGCTTGTGGAATAAATTCAAAAAATACCCAAGCAATAAATGAAACTATACTATATACATCCCATGAGGCACTTTTGCTTCCTTACGAAGAAGCACTTACTAGAGTTGATAGTTTAACTGGCGAAATTTATGACTGCTCTGCTCATATGCTTTGGATAGGAGAAAGAACTCGTGGGATAGATGATGCGCATGTTCATTTTTTAAGCGGTGTTAAAAATCCAATTGGTGTAAAAATAGGACCTGATGGAAGTAGTGATGATATTTTAAAACTCAGTGATATTTTAAATCCCCAAAATGAAGCTGGTAAATTTAATATTATCATTAGAATGGGTTCTGATAAGATAAATGATAGACTTCCAAAGATATTTAAAAATATCGCTAAAGAGAAAAGAAATATAATTTTTAGCATTGATCCAATGCATGGAAACACTGTAAAAACAACAAATAATTATAAAACTAGGGAATTTGATAAAATTTTAAGCGAAGTAAAATCATTTTTTGAAATTGCAAAAAGTGAAGGTATAAATCCAGGAGGAATTCATTTAGAAATGACAGGACAGGATGTTACAGAATGCACGGGCGGTATATTTAAGCTAACGCAAGATGAGTTAGCTAGTAGATACGAAACCCAGTGCGATCCAAGATTGAATGCAAATCAAGCTTTAGAGCTTGCATTTTTGATAGCAGATGAGCTAAAATCATAAATTTATCAATTTCAAGCAAATTTTCTTTTTCTTAAAAAGTAAAAGTTTTCTTGCTTGGAATTGATAAAAAGAGTGATTTTGCTTTATAATAACTTTATATGAGGTTATATCATGTTAATCTTGCATGCAAGTGATATCCATTGTGATAAATTTCTTATGGAAAAAATTCTTGATTTAAAATACGATGCTTTGTGTATAAGCGGAGATTTACTTGATGAGCCTTGTAGAATATCTATAGATCTACAAATAAAAACTTTTAAAAAGTTTTTCAAAAAACTAAGCAAGCCTATTTTGATATGTAGTGGAAATCATGATTTAGATGCAAAATGGATAAAAGACATAAAAAAAGTTCATTGTGACGATATCAAGGATGTTAAAAAACTGAAATTTGGCTGTGTTCCTTTTGGTTGTGAAGATTTTTCTAAATTTAAAAAATGCGATGTTTTAGTAACACATGTGCCTCCATTTGGTTCTTTATGTTCATTTGATACTCATAATTCAAAAGATTTAGGAGATAAATTTTTAACAAACGCATTGGGAGATGGAGTAATAAAACCTAAATTTATACTTTGCGGACATATTCATTATCCAAAAGAGAGATATGAAAAATTTCTTGGTGTGGAAATTTTAAATTCATCGTGTAATGTTTATGATATAAACATATAGATATATTAATTTTTAATACTTTTACTTTAATAAACTAAAATTATTATCAAAGCTTTGATTTTTGCGTATTTTATAATACTAATCTTCTATTTTTATTTGATTATCCATATTGTAAAGCTTAATTTTTTATTCTAAATTTAAAAATTATGCTATACATTAGTTTAAGTAATATTAGTATATACTATTTGCTAAATGATTTAATATATTTTTTTAAAGGAGAATTAGTGAAAAAACTTTATTTGTATTAGTAATGTTAGTTAGTAGCTTATTTGCTAAAGATACTGTGTATTCAAACAAAGTAAAGTCAGTGTATCTTTCGCCAAATGATACAAAAGTTGCAGGAAGGCTTCTTCCAACAAATGCAATTAATATCTTAGAAGACAGCGAAAAGTTAGTTAAATTTGAGATTAAAGGTTTCGCAAATTCATCTAGTCCAAATATAATTTATCATAGCGATGGAGTTAGAATTTTAGCTCTTGCTTTTTCTAAAACATCAAAACCTGATATTAAAATCATAAAAACAGGCAAAGATGGTGCGTGGAATGAAGTAAAAGTTGTTGCTTATACAACAAAAGGGGATTTTGAAAAAGATTTAAAACCTATGTTTGAAAAAGCATCTAGCCTTTATAAAAGTAACTGCTCTATGTGTCATGCTCTTCATGATATAAATCAATATAATGCAAATCAATGGCCATCTCTATTTAGATCTATGGTAAATAGAACCCCTATACAAAAAGATGATCACTGGCTTGTGATTGAGTATTTGCAAAAACATACGACCAATAAATAAGGAGGATAAATATGCAAAGAAGAAGTTTTTTAAAATTTAGTGCAGCTCTTAGTGGAGCAAGTATGGTGCCTAGTTTTGTTTTTGCAAAAGATTTAAATAAAAGCTTAGTAAAAACTGGCAAAGTTAAAACAGCTGCTCATTGGGGTGTATTAGAAGTTGAAACCAAAAATGGCAAAATTGTAAGCTCAAAATCAGCTCTAAATATAAGTCCATATCCAAATCCATTACAAAATTATACAAAAGATTTGGTTGAAAATTCTCGAGTAAAACATGTTTATGTTAGAAAAAGTTATCTAGCAAATCCAGATAGTCCAAAACCTGAACTTAGGGGAACAGAAGAGTTTGTAAAAGTTAAATATGAAGATGCTATAAAATTAGTTGCAAAAGAACTTAAAAAAACTAGAAAAG contains:
- a CDS encoding class II 3-deoxy-7-phosphoheptulonate synthase codes for the protein MSWTMNSWRNFRALQQPQYDNIDELKAVEKKLNSLPPLIFAGEVRNLKENLKYVNNGNAFLLQGGDCAESFLNFSAVNIRDMFKVILQMAIVLTYSGGKPVVKIGRVAGQFAKPRSSDFEEQNGIKLPSYRGDIINGFDFDEISRIPNPNRMIDAYNQSAATLNLLRAFSRGGLADLHEIQKWNVGFIAKTDLDKKYHDLCENLSQTLKFMEACGINSKNTQAINETILYTSHEALLLPYEEALTRVDSLTGEIYDCSAHMLWIGERTRGIDDAHVHFLSGVKNPIGVKIGPDGSSDDILKLSDILNPQNEAGKFNIIIRMGSDKINDRLPKIFKNIAKEKRNIIFSIDPMHGNTVKTTNNYKTREFDKILSEVKSFFEIAKSEGINPGGIHLEMTGQDVTECTGGIFKLTQDELASRYETQCDPRLNANQALELAFLIADELKS
- a CDS encoding metallophosphoesterase family protein, which codes for MLILHASDIHCDKFLMEKILDLKYDALCISGDLLDEPCRISIDLQIKTFKKFFKKLSKPILICSGNHDLDAKWIKDIKKVHCDDIKDVKKLKFGCVPFGCEDFSKFKKCDVLVTHVPPFGSLCSFDTHNSKDLGDKFLTNALGDGVIKPKFILCGHIHYPKERYEKFLGVEILNSSCNVYDINI
- a CDS encoding cytochrome C, with protein sequence MLVSSLFAKDTVYSNKVKSVYLSPNDTKVAGRLLPTNAINILEDSEKLVKFEIKGFANSSSPNIIYHSDGVRILALAFSKTSKPDIKIIKTGKDGAWNEVKVVAYTTKGDFEKDLKPMFEKASSLYKSNCSMCHALHDINQYNANQWPSLFRSMVNRTPIQKDDHWLVIEYLQKHTTNK